One genomic region from Stutzerimonas decontaminans encodes:
- the earP gene encoding elongation factor P maturation arginine rhamnosyltransferase EarP produces the protein MSVKAKWDIFCAVVDNFGDIGVTWRLARQLAAEHGQQVRLWVDDLHTFARLCPATSADADQQFHEGVDVRRWSSQWQGAEPADVVIEAFACNLPPAYINAMAACGRRILWLNLEYLSAEDWIVGCHALPSLQANGVQKYFFFPGFEAETGGLIREADLMLRRASFQRDSQQQIDFLATLGVVRQPEARLLSLFAYENTAVAGWLDVLAADSCINQLLVPEGRVLGDVAAWLGEPKLEPGTSYQRGNLQISIVPFMTQDEYDLLLWSCDFNAVRGEESFIRAQWAGRPLVWHIYPQEDDAHWDKLNAFLDLYTQGLSPVADSALRGFWHAWNDGKGSEQAWTGLLEQYPALLEHAEAWTHAQVANGDLAGKLVFFYTDWL, from the coding sequence TTGTCTGTCAAAGCGAAGTGGGACATCTTCTGTGCGGTCGTGGATAACTTCGGTGACATCGGCGTCACCTGGCGGCTGGCCCGGCAGCTGGCGGCCGAGCATGGCCAGCAGGTTCGGCTGTGGGTAGATGATCTGCATACCTTTGCCCGGCTTTGTCCGGCGACCAGTGCCGATGCTGATCAGCAGTTCCATGAGGGGGTGGATGTCAGGCGCTGGTCCAGCCAGTGGCAGGGCGCCGAGCCGGCCGATGTGGTGATCGAGGCTTTCGCCTGCAACCTGCCGCCCGCCTATATAAATGCCATGGCCGCTTGCGGGCGCCGCATTCTCTGGCTCAATCTCGAATACCTGAGCGCCGAGGACTGGATCGTCGGTTGCCATGCGTTGCCTTCGCTGCAGGCAAACGGGGTCCAGAAGTACTTCTTCTTCCCGGGCTTCGAGGCCGAGACCGGTGGCCTCATTCGCGAGGCTGATCTGATGCTGCGGCGCGCCAGCTTCCAGCGCGACTCTCAGCAGCAGATCGATTTTCTCGCCACCTTGGGGGTGGTGCGCCAGCCCGAGGCACGTCTGCTGTCGTTGTTCGCTTATGAGAACACGGCCGTCGCCGGATGGCTGGATGTACTTGCCGCTGACTCATGCATCAATCAGCTGTTGGTCCCGGAAGGGCGGGTGCTCGGCGACGTCGCGGCCTGGCTGGGCGAGCCGAAGCTCGAGCCGGGGACGAGCTACCAGCGCGGCAACCTGCAGATATCCATCGTGCCGTTCATGACTCAGGACGAGTACGACCTGCTGTTGTGGAGCTGCGATTTCAACGCCGTGCGCGGCGAGGAATCCTTCATCCGAGCCCAATGGGCGGGGCGCCCGCTGGTGTGGCATATCTACCCGCAGGAGGATGATGCGCACTGGGACAAGCTCAATGCGTTTCTCGATCTCTATACACAGGGGCTCTCGCCCGTGGCTGATTCGGCGCTGCGAGGATTCTGGCATGCCTGGAATGATGGAAAGGGTTCCGAGCAGGCGTGGACCGGACTGCTGGAGCAATATCCGGCGCTGCTGGAGCATGCAGAGGCCTGGACCCACGCACAGGTCGCCAATGGGGATCTGGCTGGAAAGCTGGTGTTTTTTTACACAGATTGGCTATGA
- the efp gene encoding elongation factor P encodes MKTAQEFRAGQVAIINGAPWVIQKAEFNKSGRNSAVVKMKLKNLLNGSATETVYKADDKLEPVILERKEVTYSYFADPLYVFMDTEFNQYEIEKDDLEGVMTFIEDGMTDVCEAVFYNDKVISVELPTTIVREIVYTEPSVRGDTSGKVMKTARLKNGAELQVSAFCEIGDSIEIDTRTGEYKSRVKA; translated from the coding sequence ATGAAAACCGCACAAGAGTTCCGTGCCGGCCAGGTGGCCATCATCAACGGCGCACCCTGGGTCATCCAGAAAGCCGAGTTCAACAAGTCCGGTCGTAACAGTGCCGTGGTCAAGATGAAGCTGAAGAACCTGCTCAACGGTTCGGCTACCGAGACTGTGTACAAGGCCGACGACAAGCTGGAGCCGGTCATCCTCGAGCGCAAGGAAGTGACCTACTCCTACTTCGCCGACCCGCTGTACGTCTTCATGGACACCGAGTTCAACCAGTACGAAATCGAAAAAGACGACCTGGAAGGCGTGATGACCTTCATCGAAGACGGTATGACCGACGTCTGCGAAGCAGTCTTCTACAACGACAAGGTGATCTCCGTCGAACTGCCGACCACCATCGTTCGTGAAATCGTTTACACCGAGCCGTCCGTACGTGGCGACACTTCCGGCAAGGTCATGAAGACCGCCCGCCTGAAGAACGGTGCCGAACTGCAGGTTTCGGCCTTCTGCGAAATCGGTGATTCGATCGAAATCGATACCCGCACCGGCGAGTACAAGTCCCGCGTCAAGGCCTGA